In a single window of the Campylobacter hyointestinalis subsp. lawsonii genome:
- a CDS encoding FecCD family ABC transporter permease: MKKISFIFALLVIFSVISLINGKFDISMSEYLRVFTGIFSGEQIPASVIVLDIRLPRVIAAIIIGAALGVAGGAYQNMFINPLVSPSILGVLSGASFGAALAMVMGFGVFYQMLFTFIFGFVAVFLAVIIALFGESKNMIMLVLGGVISSSLFSSFLAVLKYAADPNETLPAITYFLMGSLSFATKEVVFVVFIPMVFGTLSLILFGKQIDALSMGEEEAKSLGVNVKMLKICVIFFATLISALSVMLAGIIGWIGLIVPHIARFIYGANSRTMLFSSAFIGALFLLVCDLLSRELFTYEVPIGIVSSLFGIPIFLAVLLRRRA, translated from the coding sequence ATGAAAAAAATTAGTTTTATTTTTGCTCTGCTTGTTATATTTAGCGTTATATCTTTGATTAATGGTAAATTTGATATAAGTATGAGTGAATATCTGAGAGTTTTTACGGGGATTTTTAGCGGTGAGCAAATTCCTGCTTCTGTTATCGTGCTTGATATAAGACTTCCTAGAGTGATCGCAGCTATCATCATAGGCGCGGCTCTTGGCGTAGCAGGTGGTGCTTATCAAAATATGTTTATAAATCCATTAGTAAGTCCGTCTATCCTTGGAGTTTTGAGTGGTGCTAGTTTTGGCGCGGCACTTGCTATGGTGATGGGTTTTGGTGTGTTTTATCAGATGCTTTTTACTTTTATATTTGGTTTTGTCGCTGTTTTTTTAGCAGTGATCATTGCTCTGTTTGGCGAAAGTAAAAATATGATAATGCTAGTTCTTGGCGGCGTTATATCAAGCTCTCTTTTTAGCTCGTTTTTAGCAGTTTTAAAATACGCAGCAGACCCAAATGAAACACTTCCTGCGATAACTTATTTTCTTATGGGAAGCCTGAGTTTTGCTACAAAAGAAGTTGTTTTTGTCGTTTTTATACCTATGGTTTTTGGTACTTTATCTCTTATACTTTTTGGCAAGCAGATAGACGCTCTTAGTATGGGCGAAGAAGAAGCAAAAAGTCTTGGGGTAAATGTGAAGATGCTTAAAATTTGTGTTATATTTTTTGCTACTTTGATATCTGCTTTAAGCGTAATGTTAGCTGGAATCATAGGCTGGATAGGACTTATCGTGCCTCATATAGCTAGATTTATTTATGGGGCAAACTCACGCACTATGCTGTTTAGTTCGGCATTTATAGGAGCTTTGTTTTTGCTTGTTTGTGATCTTTTAAGTAGGGAGCTTTTTACTTACGAAGTTCCTATTGGTATAGTTTCAAGCCTATTTGGAATCCCTATATTTTTAGCTGTTTTACTTAGGAGAAGAGCTTGA
- the rpmE gene encoding 50S ribosomal protein L31, whose product MKKDIHPEYVECTVTCACGNTFKSKSNKPEIRVDICNACHPFFTGSEKIVDSAGRVDKFKKKYNMK is encoded by the coding sequence ATGAAAAAAGATATACATCCAGAGTATGTTGAATGCACAGTTACTTGCGCTTGTGGAAACACATTTAAAAGCAAGTCAAATAAACCAGAGATCAGAGTCGATATCTGCAACGCATGCCATCCGTTTTTTACAGGTAGCGAAAAAATCGTAGATAGTGCAGGACGTGTTGATAAATTCAAGAAAAAATACAATATGAAATAA
- the rsmI gene encoding 16S rRNA (cytidine(1402)-2'-O)-methyltransferase, whose product MLYFLPTPIGNLDDISKRCLDVLELCEIIICEDTRVTKSLITLLNAKFNLQISPKEFYSLHTHNEKDFFDKFDKSKLETRICVYASDAGMPCISDPGISLVKFAQKNSIKYEVLSGANALLLAAAASGIIEKEFIFLGFLPNSGKERRIAIQNALNSLYPVIIYESPKRILSLVEDIAKLSPDREIFAIKEATKKFETKFKDNATNLLTILKESNLNGEWCIVVDRSFVSAFERISQSDILALDIPPKQKAKLLCKITGENSKKIYQNLIK is encoded by the coding sequence TTGCTCTATTTTCTTCCGACCCCGATAGGGAATTTAGATGATATCTCAAAGAGATGCCTGGACGTCTTAGAACTTTGTGAAATCATCATCTGTGAAGATACTAGAGTAACAAAATCTCTTATAACTCTTTTGAACGCTAAATTTAATTTGCAGATCAGCCCAAAAGAGTTTTATTCTCTTCATACTCACAACGAAAAAGATTTTTTTGATAAATTTGATAAATCTAAGCTTGAAACTAGGATTTGTGTTTATGCAAGCGACGCAGGAATGCCTTGTATAAGTGATCCAGGAATTTCGCTAGTGAAATTTGCTCAGAAAAATAGTATAAAATATGAAGTTTTAAGTGGTGCAAACGCTCTTTTACTAGCAGCTGCAGCTAGTGGGATAATAGAAAAAGAATTTATATTTTTAGGATTTTTACCAAATTCGGGCAAAGAAAGACGCATAGCGATCCAAAATGCGTTAAATTCACTATATCCGGTGATTATATATGAGTCTCCAAAACGAATTTTAAGTCTAGTAGAAGATATAGCAAAATTATCGCCAGATAGAGAGATCTTTGCCATAAAAGAAGCTACGAAGAAATTTGAAACCAAATTTAAAGACAATGCTACAAATTTACTCACTATCTTAAAAGAATCAAATTTAAACGGAGAGTGGTGCATAGTCGTAGATAGATCTTTTGTTAGTGCATTTGAGCGTATAAGTCAGAGCGATATCTTAGCTCTTGATATACCGCCAAAACAAAAGGCGAAATTACTTTGCAAAATCACAGGCGAGAACTCAAAAAAAATATATCAAAATTTGATAAAATAA
- a CDS encoding class I SAM-dependent methyltransferase: MMMSSNYDEIDFAGLYIEQKKISTFKPKSSADWDKKASSMNESVHKSHYVDDFISKIKFDSSTSVLDMGCGPGTIGLRLAKDAKNVLCCDYSDEMLKCVKQNAKNLNLDNVSVKKISFEDSWKDLPKCDIVTASRCLEVDDAKDALTKLISKANKAVYITYNIGRSFLGDEISNILSDKVYPKPDYIYILNILYQMGYLAKVDFISHSDCKFKASSFDEFIAAVQWSYGKNLSEADKQNLRVYYEKNSTIYKEMNWAFIEILV, translated from the coding sequence ATGATGATGAGTTCAAATTACGATGAGATAGATTTTGCTGGACTTTATATAGAGCAAAAAAAGATAAGCACTTTTAAGCCAAAAAGTAGTGCGGACTGGGATAAAAAAGCTTCTAGTATGAATGAAAGTGTGCATAAAAGTCATTACGTTGATGATTTTATCTCTAAGATAAAATTTGATAGTTCTACTAGTGTTTTAGATATGGGATGTGGCCCTGGAACTATAGGACTTAGACTTGCAAAAGATGCTAAAAACGTACTTTGCTGCGATTATAGCGACGAGATGCTAAAATGCGTCAAGCAAAATGCAAAAAATTTAAATTTAGATAATGTAAGCGTTAAAAAGATATCATTTGAAGATAGCTGGAAAGATCTTCCAAAATGCGACATAGTCACTGCTTCAAGGTGTCTTGAAGTAGATGATGCAAAAGACGCTTTAACAAAGCTTATTAGCAAAGCAAATAAAGCAGTCTATATAACTTACAATATCGGAAGAAGTTTTTTAGGCGATGAGATAAGCAATATCTTAAGTGATAAAGTCTATCCAAAGCCTGATTATATTTATATTTTAAACATACTTTATCAGATGGGTTATCTTGCAAAAGTTGATTTTATAAGCCATAGTGATTGTAAATTTAAAGCTAGTAGTTTTGATGAGTTTATCGCTGCAGTGCAGTGGAGTTATGGTAAAAATCTGAGCGAAGCTGATAAGCAAAATTTAAGAGTTTATTATGAAAAAAACAGCACTATATATAAAGAAATGAATTGGGCTTTTATAGAAATTTTAGTTTAA
- the rlmB gene encoding 23S rRNA (guanosine(2251)-2'-O)-methyltransferase RlmB, with protein sequence MIIYGKQLFLHLLDKHKDKFINIYLAKEVEKDIFSKIAKSGIKIQKVDNKKAQALARGGNHQGFLAEVSEFEFANLDLIKKQDFIAVLYGLSDVGNIGSIVRSAYALGGGGVIIVAKNAAMEGIVRTSSGAAYEIPIALVNDGLSLLNELKQVGYKIYGSDAKGKNPNECKFDKKIVLVMGNEGEGIHKKALEKCDESLGIKMREGWDSLNVSVAFGILFNRMING encoded by the coding sequence ATGATTATTTATGGAAAACAATTATTTTTACATTTATTAGATAAACATAAAGATAAGTTTATAAATATCTACTTAGCTAAAGAAGTTGAAAAGGATATCTTTAGTAAGATCGCTAAAAGCGGTATCAAAATTCAAAAAGTAGATAATAAAAAAGCTCAAGCTTTGGCTCGGGGTGGAAATCATCAAGGCTTTTTGGCCGAAGTCAGTGAATTTGAGTTTGCAAATTTAGATCTTATCAAAAAACAAGATTTTATAGCAGTTTTATATGGACTTAGTGATGTTGGAAATATAGGCAGTATAGTGCGAAGTGCTTACGCGCTTGGCGGGGGTGGTGTTATCATAGTAGCAAAAAATGCTGCTATGGAGGGTATAGTTAGAACTAGTAGCGGTGCTGCTTATGAGATTCCGATAGCTTTAGTAAATGACGGGCTAAGTCTTTTAAATGAACTAAAACAAGTGGGATATAAAATTTACGGCTCTGATGCCAAAGGTAAAAATCCTAACGAGTGTAAATTTGATAAAAAAATCGTACTTGTGATGGGCAATGAAGGCGAAGGAATCCATAAAAAAGCTCTTGAAAAATGCGATGAAAGTTTAGGCATAAAAATGCGTGAAGGCTGGGATAGCTTAAATGTCAGCGTGGCGTTTGGAATATTATTTAATAGGATGATAAATGGCTAA
- a CDS encoding ABC transporter ATP-binding protein, with the protein MIKLVNLNVKYAKKEVLKQICFEFEGGILNILGENGSGKSSLLKAILGLIKFSGDVLINRANLRSFSSRELASLISYIPQSNFTPFNYSVLDMVLMGRLAYKGLFDNYSKNDRLIAIQSLESLGILNLVNDEFLNLSGGQKQLVLIARALASRAKTIIMDEPINGLDFGNQIRLLEMIKMVASSGYDFIITTHHPRHARFIGGRAILIKNGEIFRDTASELLDSSLISKLYGVDYKKYEELL; encoded by the coding sequence TTGATAAAGTTAGTAAATTTAAACGTGAAATATGCTAAAAAAGAGGTATTAAAGCAAATTTGTTTTGAGTTTGAGGGTGGAATTTTAAATATACTTGGTGAAAACGGCTCTGGCAAGTCGAGCCTTTTAAAAGCTATTTTGGGGCTTATCAAATTTAGCGGAGATGTTTTGATAAACAGAGCTAATTTACGTTCTTTTAGTTCAAGAGAATTAGCAAGTCTTATAAGCTATATACCTCAATCAAATTTCACGCCGTTTAACTATAGCGTACTTGATATGGTTTTGATGGGAAGACTTGCGTATAAAGGGCTTTTTGATAACTACTCTAAAAATGACCGACTTATAGCTATACAATCCTTAGAAAGTCTTGGTATATTAAATTTAGTAAATGATGAGTTTTTAAACCTTAGCGGAGGACAAAAGCAGCTTGTTTTGATAGCTAGAGCTCTAGCTAGCAGAGCAAAAACTATCATAATGGACGAGCCTATAAACGGGCTTGATTTTGGCAATCAAATAAGGCTTTTAGAGATGATAAAAATGGTCGCTAGTAGCGGGTATGATTTTATCATAACCACACATCACCCAAGACACGCTAGATTTATAGGTGGAAGGGCGATTTTGATAAAAAATGGTGAGATATTTAGAGACACTGCTAGTGAGCTTTTAGATAGCTCTTTGATATCCAAATTATATGGAGTTGATTATAAAAAATATGAGGAGTTACTATGA
- the exbB gene encoding TonB-system energizer ExbB, with protein MEVVLFLKQNVVIMGILGFMSFFALYFSIERVLFYSLIDTKHYKSVKELEIALTKNLTFLYVIYSNAPYVGLLGTVCGIMITFYDMGASGNIDANTIMIGLSLALKATALGIAVAIPTLAVYNLLNRKVDVLLAKFEETF; from the coding sequence ATGGAAGTGGTTCTGTTTTTAAAACAAAATGTTGTCATTATGGGAATTCTTGGTTTTATGAGCTTTTTCGCACTATATTTTAGCATAGAAAGAGTTCTGTTTTATAGCTTGATCGATACTAAGCATTATAAGAGTGTTAAAGAGCTTGAGATAGCGCTTACTAAAAATTTAACTTTTTTGTATGTGATATACTCAAACGCTCCTTACGTAGGGCTTTTAGGGACGGTTTGTGGGATAATGATAACGTTTTATGATATGGGTGCCTCAGGAAACATAGACGCAAATACTATAATGATAGGGCTTTCTTTAGCCCTTAAAGCTACCGCTCTTGGTATCGCAGTGGCGATCCCAACTTTGGCGGTATATAATTTGCTAAATAGAAAAGTAGATGTTTTACTCGCTAAATTTGAGGAAACATTTTGA
- the exbD gene encoding TonB system transport protein ExbD translates to MLRLPKNDGLNIVPFIDIMLVLLCIVLSISTFITSGHIKLSLPNADSSIKNIEKSQIVISVDKENNLYFNDRLVDKEALKNEIFKLENSDFIEIKSDKESKFETFVWIIDILKEKNHENFSIVTKND, encoded by the coding sequence ATTTTGAGACTTCCTAAAAATGATGGTCTAAATATAGTTCCTTTTATAGATATTATGCTAGTATTGCTCTGCATTGTGCTTAGCATATCGACGTTTATAACTAGCGGACACATAAAGCTAAGTTTGCCAAATGCAGATTCTAGTATAAAAAATATAGAAAAAAGCCAGATTGTAATAAGCGTAGATAAAGAAAATAACTTATATTTTAATGACAGATTGGTAGATAAAGAAGCCTTAAAAAACGAAATATTTAAACTAGAAAATAGTGATTTTATAGAGATAAAAAGCGATAAAGAGAGTAAATTTGAGACTTTCGTGTGGATCATTGATATATTAAAAGAGAAAAACCATGAGAATTTCTCCATCGTCACAAAAAACGATTAG
- a CDS encoding ABC transporter substrate-binding protein, translating to MFKFILLCFLAIVANASLILGKFECQNCENLNPQNIKKVYASNPTLLYCLYSFDKSLIAGLVFEFWDIEKRYLDKNVYSLPVVGGFYGQGRVPNIEMVLSLKQDLIITSRSTKDDPKYGGIFRALKIPVLYIDDEDSFGVELYKAFGEVFGNQKRADELIAYANQSQKMADSLAKLSLDKPSVYYAFGSDGLETECGSSSFIKLVDLAGGDSAKFKCKSKNKMSRVKADFEKILAANPEVILVYEKEFFDKIWSDKKWSLINAVKNKRVYLIPRSPFSWVGKPASFTKLLGLRWLIDVLHKDALGLDIRREASEFYRLFLYVDLSKDDLDFILNEKN from the coding sequence ATGTTTAAATTTATACTTTTGTGTTTTTTAGCTATAGTGGCTAATGCGAGTTTGATTTTAGGTAAATTTGAGTGTCAAAACTGCGAAAATTTAAATCCGCAAAATATCAAAAAAGTCTATGCGAGCAATCCGACTTTGCTCTACTGCCTCTATAGCTTTGATAAAAGCTTGATAGCAGGACTTGTTTTTGAGTTTTGGGATATCGAAAAAAGATATCTTGATAAAAATGTGTATAGTTTGCCAGTTGTAGGTGGATTTTACGGACAAGGTAGAGTGCCAAATATCGAAATGGTTTTAAGCTTAAAACAAGATCTCATCATAACTAGCAGAAGCACAAAAGACGATCCAAAATACGGAGGAATTTTTAGAGCTTTAAAAATCCCAGTTTTGTATATAGATGATGAAGATAGCTTTGGAGTTGAATTATACAAGGCATTTGGAGAGGTTTTTGGCAACCAAAAAAGAGCAGATGAGCTGATAGCTTACGCTAACCAAAGTCAAAAAATGGCTGATAGTTTAGCAAAACTAAGTTTAGATAAACCAAGCGTTTATTACGCTTTTGGTAGTGATGGGCTTGAGACTGAGTGCGGAAGCTCAAGTTTTATAAAACTAGTAGATCTAGCAGGTGGAGACAGTGCCAAATTTAAATGTAAATCGAAAAACAAAATGAGCCGAGTAAAGGCGGATTTTGAAAAGATCTTAGCGGCAAACCCTGAAGTCATACTAGTCTATGAAAAGGAATTTTTTGATAAAATTTGGAGTGATAAAAAGTGGAGCTTGATAAACGCAGTAAAAAATAAAAGAGTCTATCTCATACCCAGAAGCCCTTTTTCGTGGGTAGGAAAACCTGCTAGTTTTACAAAGCTTTTAGGGCTTAGATGGCTTATAGACGTTTTGCATAAAGACGCTTTAGGCTTAGATATAAGGCGTGAAGCTAGTGAGTTTTACAGGCTATTTTTGTATGTGGATCTAAGTAAAGACGATCTGGATTTTATATTAAATGAAAAAAATTAG
- a CDS encoding saccharopine dehydrogenase family protein has product MSHILIIGAGGVSQVATVKCAMNTKTFTKITLASRTKSKCDAIAKFIKERLNVDINTVKIDADDTKAVVNLIKDIKADLLLNVALPYQDLTLMDACVEARIPYIDTANYEHPDTAKFEYKLQWAKDSDFKSAKTMALLGSGFDPGVTNVFCAYAKQNLFDEIYEIDILDCNAGDHGYPFATNFNPEINLREVSAKGRYWENGKWIETDPMEIMFKWDYPKVGVKDSYLLYHEELESLVKNIPTLKRIRFFMTFGQSYLTHMKCLENVGMLRIDEVEHNGVKIVPIQFLKTLLPDPASLGERTKGKTNIGCVITGIKDNKPRKVYIYNVCDHEECYKETGAQAVSYTTGVPAMIGSMMVANGIWSGKGVFNMEDFDAKPFMDELNKQGLPWEIIEMDPNSNRIVK; this is encoded by the coding sequence ATGAGTCATATTTTGATCATCGGCGCTGGTGGCGTGAGTCAAGTAGCGACCGTAAAATGTGCTATGAATACAAAAACTTTCACAAAGATAACTCTAGCAAGTAGAACAAAAAGCAAATGCGACGCAATAGCTAAATTTATAAAAGAGCGTTTAAACGTGGATATAAACACGGTCAAAATCGACGCTGATGATACAAAAGCAGTCGTAAATTTGATAAAAGATATAAAAGCTGATTTGCTTTTAAACGTTGCTTTGCCCTATCAAGATCTAACCCTTATGGATGCGTGCGTGGAGGCTAGAATCCCATATATCGATACTGCAAACTACGAGCATCCAGATACTGCTAAATTTGAATATAAGTTGCAATGGGCAAAAGATAGCGATTTTAAGAGTGCTAAGACTATGGCGCTTCTTGGCAGTGGATTTGATCCGGGCGTGACAAATGTATTTTGTGCTTATGCAAAACAAAATTTGTTTGATGAAATTTATGAGATCGATATCTTAGATTGTAACGCTGGAGATCATGGATACCCTTTTGCTACAAACTTTAATCCTGAGATAAATTTACGCGAAGTAAGCGCAAAGGGTAGATACTGGGAAAATGGCAAATGGATAGAGACAGATCCTATGGAGATAATGTTTAAATGGGACTATCCAAAAGTCGGCGTAAAAGATAGCTATCTGCTCTATCACGAAGAGCTTGAGAGCTTAGTAAAAAATATACCTACGCTTAAAAGAATTCGCTTTTTTATGACATTTGGGCAGAGTTATCTAACTCATATGAAATGCCTTGAAAACGTTGGAATGCTACGCATAGATGAAGTAGAACATAACGGCGTAAAAATCGTACCTATACAATTTTTAAAGACACTTTTACCAGATCCTGCTAGTCTTGGGGAGCGTACAAAAGGTAAAACAAACATCGGTTGCGTGATAACAGGTATAAAAGATAATAAACCAAGAAAAGTTTATATCTACAACGTCTGTGATCATGAAGAGTGCTACAAAGAGACAGGTGCTCAAGCAGTGAGCTACACCACAGGAGTTCCTGCGATGATAGGAAGTATGATGGTCGCTAATGGAATTTGGAGCGGTAAAGGCGTATTTAATATGGAAGATTTTGATGCAAAACCATTTATGGACGAGCTAAATAAACAAGGTTTGCCGTGGGAAATCATCGAAATGGATCCAAATAGCAATAGGATAGTAAAATGA
- a CDS encoding TonB family protein produces the protein MRISPSSQKTISINLLAFLISVVLHVCVFAYALNLDIKTPKEQTKHSLKLSLNKFEALNDNVKSDEKAKKPTTIPEMAKKLEEPKQEPNPKTPKKPIPKKVEKKQTPKENISNKADNTTQKTASDQNAIDVNTTSSALLQDERTTTTGDISKPIYLKSDDELFIKIKNEIVKNVTYPRAARKLGQQGVVKVEFVLDKNGLKSYGLKKQSRFSSLNAAALKALKNASSNFPKVDSEYQISLDIAFELK, from the coding sequence ATGAGAATTTCTCCATCGTCACAAAAAACGATTAGTATAAATTTACTAGCGTTTTTGATATCGGTCGTTTTGCACGTTTGCGTTTTTGCTTACGCTCTAAATTTGGATATCAAAACTCCAAAAGAGCAAACTAAACACAGCCTTAAGCTATCTCTCAATAAATTTGAAGCTTTAAATGACAATGTAAAAAGTGATGAAAAAGCCAAGAAGCCAACAACTATTCCAGAAATGGCTAAAAAACTAGAAGAGCCAAAACAAGAACCTAACCCAAAAACTCCTAAAAAACCTATACCAAAAAAAGTGGAAAAAAAGCAAACACCAAAAGAAAACATTTCAAATAAAGCAGATAATACAACCCAAAAAACGGCATCAGATCAAAACGCAATAGACGTAAATACAACTTCAAGCGCTCTTTTGCAAGATGAAAGAACAACTACTACCGGCGATATCTCAAAGCCTATTTATCTAAAAAGTGATGATGAGCTATTTATAAAGATAAAAAACGAGATCGTCAAAAACGTAACTTATCCAAGAGCAGCAAGAAAACTAGGGCAACAAGGCGTGGTAAAAGTGGAGTTTGTCTTGGATAAAAATGGGCTAAAGAGCTACGGATTAAAAAAACAGAGCCGCTTTAGCTCACTAAATGCCGCAGCTCTTAAAGCTTTGAAAAATGCGAGTTCAAACTTTCCAAAAGTAGATAGCGAGTATCAAATTTCACTTGATATCGCTTTTGAACTCAAGTAA